The Chthoniobacterales bacterium DNA window TCACATTGTCACTCGCAAACTGGCCTTACGAATTGCCGATTTGGTTCATGGTCCTCGTCATCGGTCGCGACATCGTGATCGTCTCTGGCAGCATGATCCTGCAACACCTCAACGGCGACGTGCACATTCGTGCGAGCTTCTTTGGAAAAATTTCCACCGTCCTGCAAATGACCGCCATCGGCTGGACCATGCTGCAGCTCCCGCATTATCTGCTGCCGATCTACGCGGCGGGCCTGTTCACTTTAATTTCTGCTGTCGGATACATCCTCGACGGCTTGCAACAATTGAAGCACCCTCCCGCCAAATGAATTCTCTAGTCGCCATCGTCGGTCGTCCCAATGTCGGAAAATCGGCCCTCTTCAACCGCCTCGCCGGACGCCGGATCGCCATCGTCCACGATCAACCCGGAGTCACCCGCGACCGGCTAAACGCGCTTTGCAAACTGGGCGACAAGCCGTTTGAAATCATCGACACGGGCGGCATCATCGCGACGACGAATGACAACTTCGACGAGGCCGTGCGCGTGGAGGCCGACATCGCGATGGCGACGGCGCAGGTGATATTATTCGTGGTCGATAGCACGGCGGGCTTCACCCCGGCGGATCAGGAACTGGCGAAGATTTTGCGCCGGGCGGACAAGCCGGTGCTGCTGTTGGTGAACAAGATGGATCACGCCAAACACGAGGGAATGGAGGAGGCTTTTTCCCGGCTCGGGTTTGAGGTGTTTCCGATTAGCGCCGAGCACAATCGGGGCATCAACGCCGTCGTGCAGCGCGTCGAGGCTTTGATCCCGGAAAC harbors:
- the pgsA gene encoding CDP-diacylglycerol--glycerol-3-phosphate 3-phosphatidyltransferase → MITTASKITLGRIFLIPVFVLFACYYGQSVRHGEPQEWMRFTAIAVFLLASLSDGIDGYVARHYNQKSQLGVILDPIADKGLLLAALITLSLANWPYELPIWFMVLVIGRDIVIVSGSMILQHLNGDVHIRASFFGKISTVLQMTAIGWTMLQLPHYLLPIYAAGLFTLISAVGYILDGLQQLKHPPAK